From a region of the Deltaproteobacteria bacterium genome:
- a CDS encoding helix-turn-helix domain-containing protein, translated as MDYRKNAARRLELTPEARTEVERVAADGPRGIARRARIIVARADGLPLSAIARSVGLHRDSVRRWLNRYRIEGLAGLRHGNAGKPKNVVFDAAARAEINRRADTSPAMLGEPFNAWSLYKLRDHLVHERVVASISVERLRQLLAISEHPREFWRRGKEGVPISPEVRHQLVELVRHPRIDQARRARAVLAIADGASISAVAHAFHLGKGSIRRWLDHFLTAGVAGLSGSATEGTNMDHALASYSGAARPHYTPAQRR; from the coding sequence ATGGACTACCGAAAAAATGCGGCTCGTCGTCTTGAACTTACTCCCGAAGCGCGCACCGAAGTCGAGCGCGTCGCGGCGGACGGTCCGCGCGGAATCGCACGCCGCGCACGGATCATTGTTGCCCGCGCCGACGGCCTGCCGCTGAGCGCGATCGCCCGCAGCGTAGGCTTGCATCGCGACAGCGTTCGCCGCTGGCTGAATAGGTATCGCATCGAGGGCCTCGCGGGGCTGCGGCACGGCAATGCCGGCAAACCGAAGAACGTGGTGTTTGACGCGGCCGCGCGCGCAGAGATCAACCGCCGCGCGGATACCTCGCCCGCGATGCTCGGTGAACCATTCAACGCGTGGTCACTCTACAAGCTGCGCGATCATCTCGTCCACGAGCGCGTCGTCGCCAGCATCAGTGTGGAACGGTTACGTCAGCTGCTCGCCATCAGCGAACACCCGCGGGAGTTCTGGCGCCGGGGCAAGGAAGGAGTGCCAATCTCACCGGAGGTCCGCCACCAACTGGTCGAACTCGTGCGCCATCCCCGTATCGACCAGGCACGACGCGCCCGTGCGGTGTTGGCCATCGCCGATGGTGCCAGCATCAGCGCCGTCGCCCACGCCTTCCACCTCGGCAAGGGAAGCATCCGTCGCTGGCTCGATCACTTCCTCACCGCAGGGGTGGCCGGATTGAGTGGATCGGCGACCGAAGGGACCAACATGGACCACGCGCTCGCGTCATATTCCGGCGCCGCACGACCCCACTACACCCCGGCCCAACGGCGGTGA
- a CDS encoding NUDIX hydrolase: protein MPDRTPAIAHPAATVVLLRDSDGGCEVLLVRRNAQLAFHGGAWVFPGGRIDREDYTAAGSDDVIAAARHGAVREAREEAGVDIAVDALVLVSRWITPDVLPKRFDTWFFAAEAGGHDVQVDGAEIHDHRWFRIADALAAQKAGEIDLPPPTFVTILALTQHHSVHAALAAFARGPMPTFAPRVATLTEGPCTLYEGDAGYQDGDATAPGPRHRLVMIDGGWRYERSD from the coding sequence ATGCCGGACCGCACGCCTGCGATTGCTCACCCCGCCGCCACCGTTGTTTTGCTCCGCGATAGCGACGGCGGATGCGAAGTGCTGCTGGTGCGCCGCAATGCGCAGTTGGCGTTTCACGGTGGGGCGTGGGTGTTCCCCGGCGGTCGCATCGATCGCGAAGACTACACGGCCGCTGGCAGTGACGACGTCATCGCCGCCGCGCGACACGGTGCAGTGCGCGAGGCTCGCGAGGAAGCCGGGGTCGACATCGCGGTCGACGCATTGGTGTTGGTGTCGCGCTGGATCACGCCCGATGTGCTCCCGAAACGGTTCGACACCTGGTTCTTTGCCGCCGAAGCAGGCGGGCACGATGTGCAAGTCGATGGCGCCGAGATCCACGATCACCGCTGGTTCCGTATCGCTGATGCGCTGGCGGCGCAGAAAGCCGGTGAGATCGACTTGCCGCCGCCGACGTTCGTGACGATTCTCGCGCTCACTCAACACCACAGCGTGCACGCTGCGTTGGCGGCGTTTGCGCGCGGTCCGATGCCGACGTTTGCTCCACGCGTGGCGACGCTCACCGAAGGGCCGTGCACGCTCTACGAAGGCGACGCAGGGTACCAAGACGGCGACGCCACCGCGCCCGGGCCGCGCCACCGCTTGGTGATGATCGACGGCGGATGGCGCTACGAGCGCAGCGATTGA
- a CDS encoding OB-fold domain-containing protein — MTTATRPRVPIKPGYFTIPDDPGLPPKLLGTKCQDCGEHYFPRRAICARPECLSEKTSDVELGPRGTLYSYTFVHLPLFGSSNLEHAEGYGVGQVDLPEGPRVQLPLAGKQGEFRIGQTLEAELNTLREDGGSDIVIVRFRPVEAGR; from the coding sequence ATGACCACTGCGACGCGGCCGCGGGTGCCGATCAAACCCGGCTACTTCACGATCCCCGACGATCCTGGCCTGCCACCGAAGTTGCTCGGCACCAAGTGCCAGGACTGCGGTGAGCATTACTTTCCGCGCCGGGCGATTTGCGCGCGCCCCGAATGTCTCTCGGAGAAGACGAGCGATGTGGAGCTGGGGCCGCGCGGGACATTGTATAGCTACACCTTCGTCCACCTGCCGCTGTTTGGTTCGAGCAATCTCGAACACGCGGAAGGCTACGGCGTTGGCCAAGTCGATCTGCCCGAAGGGCCGCGCGTGCAGTTGCCACTCGCCGGCAAGCAAGGCGAGTTCCGCATCGGGCAAACGCTGGAGGCCGAACTCAACACGTTACGCGAAGACGGGGGCAGCGACATCGTGATCGTCCGCTTCCGGCCGGTGGAGGCAGGACGATGA
- a CDS encoding VOC family protein yields the protein MILRLHHAQISIPQGSEDQARQFYCGVLGLREVEKPEELRGRGGLWLQVGDSQVHVGTEDGVDRTATKSHVAYEVSALASWRARLEQHGTTTLDGIPIPGYTRFEFRDPFGNRVEFIQRALIP from the coding sequence GTGATCCTCCGACTGCATCATGCTCAAATCTCCATCCCGCAGGGTTCCGAGGATCAGGCGCGTCAGTTCTACTGCGGAGTGCTCGGTCTGCGCGAAGTCGAGAAGCCGGAAGAGCTGCGCGGCCGCGGCGGCTTGTGGTTGCAAGTTGGCGACAGCCAGGTCCACGTCGGCACGGAAGATGGCGTAGATCGCACCGCCACCAAATCGCACGTCGCGTACGAGGTCAGCGCTCTCGCCAGCTGGCGCGCACGCCTCGAACAACACGGCACCACGACCCTCGATGGCATCCCGATCCCGGGCTACACGCGGTTCGAGTTCCGCGATCCGTTCGGCAACCGCGTCGAGTTCATTCAGCGTGCGCTGATTCCTTGA
- a CDS encoding S8/S53 family peptidase, whose amino-acid sequence MTTRILVVAASALAFAIATTTVAAFARDPQLRSAPAPDLAVVVGPRVRHRQELAQLLLQLHDPDSPHYRQYLSTAEFDERFGPAYDDVAAIVSHLTEQGLSVSDVSPSGFLINAHGTIDAVERTFAVSVIKHEDSGHIVYAPDREPTLPAYLAATVTSVQSPENRTQLRANNTGPRIPSQESLPFTPGAIAQAYNLTPFYDAGLRGDGSRATTIAVATAFGFQLSDVREFWRTLGIERRPDLLEVIPVGGTATRTIDETTLDIEWAGAMAPGARVLAYVGADSYVSTFTSVYDRIVSENRAAVMTISWGLCERTMPRAYLDQSHAIFEKAAALGISVVAASGDSGAFDCGPDVLGVNYPASDPLVTAIGGTTLAVDDRGYRVGEQAWQGSGGGTSTLWQQPTWQTGLSGWRQSADVALNADPATGYYVVNNGTWWAYGGTSLGTPIWAALLALINQYRGQHTQPTIGAAGAALCDAALQPTAATVPFTDIVAGSNGHYTAGAGWDFPTGWGVPDAWTLAQSLATPATAHSVVGGSSIMSYLYPEPAATSGTVRVTLSARCSQTRGTVAVRGLSPGLYRLAIDDDPVIEFAVGASGRAHAPLNGVDPRGHQVTLIDISARVLFRGDFPFQAPPRVHMRARFDNPGRARGASGAVTYRSANGAEQFRATASGLPAGPYQLFAGTHQIATLVVLARADGATSGAVRFDSRNLSGQACPTPLRCQPLRLRHNGIVMLELTATKPGTGICPE is encoded by the coding sequence GTGACCACCCGTATCCTTGTTGTAGCAGCCAGCGCGCTGGCCTTCGCCATCGCCACGACCACCGTCGCCGCATTCGCGCGTGATCCCCAGCTGCGGAGCGCTCCCGCGCCCGATCTCGCCGTCGTGGTCGGTCCCCGCGTGCGCCATCGGCAGGAACTCGCCCAACTGCTGCTGCAACTGCACGACCCAGACTCGCCACACTACCGCCAATACCTCAGTACCGCCGAATTCGATGAGCGGTTCGGTCCGGCGTACGACGACGTGGCGGCCATCGTCTCGCATCTCACCGAACAGGGTCTCAGCGTCAGCGACGTGAGCCCCTCCGGATTTTTGATCAACGCCCACGGCACCATCGACGCTGTGGAGCGCACCTTCGCCGTGAGCGTGATCAAGCATGAAGACAGCGGTCACATCGTCTACGCGCCGGATCGCGAACCAACACTGCCGGCGTACCTCGCCGCAACCGTCACCAGCGTTCAGAGCCCCGAGAACCGGACGCAGCTGCGCGCCAACAACACCGGGCCGCGGATCCCATCGCAAGAGAGCTTGCCCTTCACTCCCGGCGCAATCGCGCAGGCGTATAACCTGACGCCGTTCTACGATGCCGGACTGCGCGGCGACGGCAGTCGGGCCACCACCATCGCGGTGGCGACCGCGTTCGGATTTCAGCTCAGCGATGTCCGCGAGTTCTGGCGCACGCTCGGCATCGAGCGACGGCCCGACCTGCTCGAGGTGATCCCGGTCGGCGGCACCGCCACACGCACGATCGATGAAACGACGCTCGACATCGAGTGGGCCGGCGCCATGGCCCCCGGTGCGCGCGTGCTCGCCTACGTGGGCGCCGATAGCTACGTCTCCACCTTCACCAGCGTCTACGACCGCATCGTCAGCGAGAATCGCGCCGCGGTGATGACCATCAGTTGGGGTCTGTGCGAGCGCACTATGCCGCGAGCGTATCTCGATCAGAGTCACGCAATCTTCGAGAAGGCGGCTGCGTTGGGCATCAGCGTCGTCGCCGCCTCAGGCGACAGCGGCGCCTTTGACTGCGGTCCGGATGTGCTCGGGGTGAACTATCCGGCATCCGATCCGCTCGTCACTGCAATCGGCGGCACCACACTCGCGGTGGACGACAGGGGCTACCGCGTCGGCGAGCAAGCGTGGCAGGGCAGCGGTGGCGGCACCAGCACTCTGTGGCAACAGCCGACGTGGCAAACCGGATTGAGCGGCTGGCGGCAGTCGGCCGATGTTGCGCTCAACGCGGATCCGGCCACCGGTTACTACGTCGTCAACAACGGCACCTGGTGGGCGTACGGCGGGACCAGTCTTGGGACGCCGATCTGGGCCGCGTTGCTCGCGCTCATCAATCAGTATCGCGGCCAGCACACGCAACCCACGATCGGCGCCGCCGGTGCCGCGCTGTGCGATGCGGCGCTGCAACCAACTGCCGCAACCGTCCCCTTCACCGACATTGTTGCCGGCAGCAACGGGCACTACACCGCGGGCGCGGGCTGGGACTTCCCAACCGGCTGGGGCGTTCCTGACGCCTGGACACTCGCACAATCGCTCGCCACACCAGCGACAGCGCACTCCGTCGTTGGTGGCAGCAGCATCATGAGCTACCTCTATCCAGAGCCGGCAGCGACCTCCGGCACCGTGCGTGTCACCCTCAGTGCCCGCTGCAGTCAGACTCGCGGTACCGTTGCGGTGCGCGGACTGAGTCCTGGGCTGTACCGGCTTGCCATCGACGACGATCCGGTGATCGAGTTCGCGGTCGGAGCGAGTGGTCGCGCGCACGCGCCGCTCAACGGCGTTGATCCCCGCGGGCACCAGGTGACCTTGATCGACATCAGCGCCCGTGTGCTGTTCCGCGGTGACTTTCCGTTTCAGGCCCCGCCGCGGGTTCACATGCGCGCCCGCTTCGACAACCCTGGCCGCGCGCGCGGCGCGAGCGGAGCGGTTACTTATCGCAGCGCCAACGGCGCGGAGCAGTTCCGGGCGACGGCCAGCGGGCTTCCGGCCGGGCCGTACCAGCTTTTTGCGGGCACGCACCAGATCGCGACGCTCGTGGTGCTGGCGCGCGCCGACGGCGCCACCAGCGGCGCGGTCCGGTTCGATTCGCGCAACCTCAGTGGACAGGCGTGCCCGACCCCACTGCGGTGTCAACCGCTGCGGCTGCGCCACAATGGCATCGTGATGTTGGAACTCACCGCCACCAAACCCGGCACCGGCATCTGCCCCGAATGA
- a CDS encoding acyl-CoA dehydrogenase family protein yields the protein MDLNPTSEEEHFRATVRDWLAANLPAGWGTSAYCQPETPAEQVAFARTWQGKLRDGGWAGITWPTEYGGRGASVIEQLIYNEEYARLRAPDILALKIGLSLVGPTLIHCGAPWQKERFLPRILAGDEIWCQGFSEPNAGSDLASVRTKAELHGDEFHVSGQKIWTSVAQHADWCMLVVRTSTEGAKHKGLSFLLVDMKSPGIIIRPLREMTGEAWFNEVFFDDVRVPKANVVGEINGGWNVVMTTLGHERAGTTPHVRLQAEQRLLARLAQKTRRNGTRAADDPLVRQKVAQFAIEAAILRYTAYRNVTQIRRTGVPGAEGSLLKIFWSELEQRLKDTAIEILGPIGLLPRGEARAVDDGFWFYELLWSRSGTIYAGTSEVQRNIIAQRVLGLPR from the coding sequence ATGGACCTCAACCCAACATCTGAAGAAGAACACTTCCGCGCCACCGTTCGCGACTGGCTCGCAGCGAACCTGCCCGCCGGCTGGGGCACATCCGCGTATTGCCAACCCGAAACGCCCGCGGAGCAGGTAGCGTTCGCGCGCACATGGCAGGGTAAACTCCGCGACGGGGGCTGGGCCGGCATCACCTGGCCGACGGAGTACGGCGGCCGTGGCGCCAGCGTCATCGAGCAGCTCATATATAATGAAGAGTACGCCCGCCTGCGCGCCCCCGACATCCTGGCACTCAAGATTGGCCTCAGCCTCGTTGGGCCGACCCTCATCCACTGCGGCGCACCGTGGCAGAAGGAACGATTTCTTCCGCGCATCCTTGCTGGCGACGAGATCTGGTGCCAGGGATTCTCCGAACCCAACGCCGGCTCTGACCTCGCTTCGGTGAGAACGAAGGCCGAACTGCACGGCGACGAGTTCCACGTCAGCGGCCAGAAAATCTGGACCAGCGTCGCCCAGCACGCAGACTGGTGCATGCTGGTGGTGCGCACCAGCACCGAGGGCGCGAAGCACAAGGGGCTCAGCTTCCTGTTGGTCGACATGAAGAGTCCCGGCATCATCATTCGGCCGCTGCGCGAGATGACCGGTGAGGCTTGGTTCAACGAAGTGTTCTTCGACGACGTGCGCGTGCCCAAAGCCAACGTCGTCGGTGAAATCAACGGCGGGTGGAACGTGGTGATGACCACGCTCGGTCATGAGCGTGCCGGGACGACACCGCATGTCCGCCTGCAAGCCGAGCAGCGCTTACTCGCGCGCCTCGCGCAGAAGACCCGACGCAACGGTACCCGCGCGGCCGACGACCCACTCGTCCGGCAGAAGGTTGCGCAGTTTGCGATCGAGGCCGCCATCCTGCGCTACACCGCCTACCGCAACGTCACCCAGATCCGCCGCACCGGCGTGCCGGGAGCGGAGGGCTCGCTGTTGAAAATCTTCTGGAGCGAGTTGGAGCAGCGCTTGAAAGATACGGCGATCGAGATCCTCGGGCCCATCGGTCTACTGCCCCGCGGTGAAGCGCGCGCGGTCGACGACGGTTTCTGGTTCTACGAGCTGCTGTGGTCGCGTTCCGGCACCATCTATGCCGGCACCTCGGAAGTGCAACGCAACATCATCGCGCAGCGCGTGCTCGGCCTGCCGCGCTAA
- a CDS encoding thiolase family protein: MRDVAVLGVGMYRFGMYYDVSNATMAREAGMAALRDAGLSFRDVNAAYVGHIFAQVMSGVRVMKEFGLTGIPVQRIENASATGSAAFREACLQVAAGHADVVMVLGFDKMTTMIQQSTQGTAPENMEDAILPAGFFALWATRRMHERGMKAEHLAKIAAKNFNNGALNPMAQRQADTFITPEKVLGARMVAWPLTTMMSCPMGDGAACAIVGRADLAKKLRPDRPVVRVTASDLQSEKYARGHLFMGPVVGPAQMTIDTSKNVYEEAGVGPSDLDLVQVHDAFAIEELEYYELLGLCKVGEAEKCIEQGDFERDGRVAVSTDGGLIARGHPGGPTGLAQIWETTLQLRGEAGKRQVENARIGLCHMMGGGSVCVIHILQRD; the protein is encoded by the coding sequence ATGAGAGACGTCGCAGTCCTTGGCGTCGGGATGTACCGTTTTGGGATGTACTACGACGTCTCGAACGCCACGATGGCCCGCGAGGCCGGCATGGCTGCGCTGCGCGATGCGGGCCTCTCGTTCCGCGATGTCAACGCGGCCTACGTCGGCCACATCTTCGCGCAGGTGATGTCGGGTGTGCGCGTGATGAAGGAGTTCGGCCTCACCGGCATCCCGGTGCAGCGGATCGAAAACGCGTCGGCCACCGGCTCGGCCGCGTTTCGCGAAGCCTGCTTGCAAGTGGCCGCCGGTCACGCCGATGTCGTGATGGTGCTGGGCTTCGACAAGATGACGACGATGATTCAGCAGTCGACCCAAGGCACCGCGCCCGAAAACATGGAGGATGCCATTCTTCCAGCCGGATTCTTCGCGTTGTGGGCCACGCGCCGCATGCACGAGCGCGGCATGAAGGCGGAGCATCTCGCCAAGATCGCGGCGAAGAATTTCAACAACGGCGCACTCAACCCGATGGCGCAGCGGCAAGCCGATACGTTCATCACCCCCGAGAAGGTTCTCGGGGCGCGCATGGTGGCGTGGCCGCTCACGACCATGATGTCGTGCCCAATGGGCGACGGCGCCGCGTGCGCCATCGTCGGCCGCGCCGACCTCGCGAAGAAGCTGCGCCCGGATCGTCCGGTTGTGCGCGTGACTGCCTCGGATCTGCAAAGCGAGAAATACGCCCGCGGCCATCTGTTCATGGGCCCGGTGGTCGGCCCCGCGCAGATGACGATCGACACGTCGAAGAATGTCTACGAGGAAGCCGGCGTCGGTCCCTCCGATCTCGATCTCGTGCAGGTCCACGACGCCTTTGCCATCGAGGAGCTGGAATACTACGAACTGCTCGGTCTGTGTAAGGTCGGCGAAGCGGAGAAGTGCATCGAGCAAGGCGACTTCGAACGTGATGGCCGCGTCGCCGTTTCGACCGATGGCGGGCTGATCGCGCGCGGTCATCCCGGTGGCCCGACCGGTCTCGCGCAGATTTGGGAGACGACGCTGCAGTTGCGCGGCGAAGCGGGCAAGCGACAGGTGGAAAACGCCCGCATCGGCCTCTGCCACATGATGGGCGGCGGCAGCGTGTGCGTGATTCACATCTTGCAACGCGACTAA
- a CDS encoding type II toxin-antitoxin system Phd/YefM family antitoxin, whose protein sequence is MKRIGLAEARDNLSSLVNDAAHGGHRIVIESRGRAKAAIVPMADLARLDEVGAASREVGSPMLRWLAETQRLLRRHPAIAAGSTLEALREVREGSVAESPGVYRRQRGTQAGRRRRR, encoded by the coding sequence ATGAAACGGATCGGATTGGCGGAAGCGCGCGACAACTTGTCGAGTCTCGTCAATGATGCAGCGCACGGAGGGCACCGTATCGTCATCGAATCGCGGGGCCGGGCCAAGGCGGCGATCGTGCCGATGGCCGATCTCGCGCGGCTTGACGAGGTGGGCGCGGCGAGCCGCGAGGTCGGTAGCCCAATGCTCCGTTGGCTCGCCGAGACGCAGCGGTTGTTGCGGCGTCACCCCGCGATTGCCGCGGGCTCGACGTTGGAGGCCTTGCGTGAAGTGAGGGAGGGGTCCGTTGCCGAGTCGCCCGGTGTGTATCGACGCCAGCGTGGTACTCAAGCTGGTCGTCGTCGAAGACGATAG
- a CDS encoding type II toxin-antitoxin system VapC family toxin, with translation MVLKLVVVEDDSPHAQALWQSLAAQGAEPVAPALLLFECVSVLRRLVARQTVRASAARIALDQLLALPIAFPTPDGLVDRTWQLAAHFYQPQAYDCFYLALADLLRIDYWTADRRLYNSVRGQLRWVHLLDEHAES, from the coding sequence GTGGTACTCAAGCTGGTCGTCGTCGAAGACGATAGCCCGCACGCGCAGGCGTTGTGGCAATCGTTGGCGGCGCAAGGGGCGGAGCCAGTCGCCCCCGCGTTGCTTCTCTTCGAGTGCGTCTCGGTGTTGCGGCGATTGGTTGCGCGGCAGACGGTCCGAGCGAGCGCGGCCCGAATCGCATTGGATCAACTGCTCGCGCTACCGATCGCATTTCCAACCCCGGACGGTCTGGTTGATCGGACCTGGCAACTCGCGGCGCACTTCTACCAACCACAGGCGTACGACTGCTTCTACTTAGCCTTGGCCGACCTCTTGCGCATCGATTACTGGACCGCGGATCGGCGATTGTACAACTCGGTACGCGGGCAGCTTCGCTGGGTGCATCTGCTCGACGAACACGCCGAGTCGTGA
- a CDS encoding crotonase/enoyl-CoA hydratase family protein has product MAYKTLLYETDGAIATITLNRPERLNTIVPPMPDEIEQAVIAANRDRHVRVIILRGAGRAFCAGFDFSDDFSHFKDLLETDGRWDPGKDMIGATSTFAGPVPKFMSLWRSPKPVIAQIHGWCVGGGSDMALCADVVIASEDAQIGTPYSRVWGCYLTGMWLYRLGLTKAKWLALSGEALSGKEAAEIDLINKAVPFAQLEDEVRHTAERLAQIPLSQLAAMKLIVNQAYENMGLHATQTLGPILDGFMRNTPEALRFVEVAGKQGVGAAIAKRDGPFGDYSQAPKTRQPKRENVVRPRATKSKKR; this is encoded by the coding sequence ATGGCCTACAAGACTCTCCTCTACGAAACCGATGGCGCGATCGCGACGATCACGCTCAATCGGCCCGAGCGCTTGAACACGATCGTGCCGCCGATGCCTGACGAGATCGAGCAGGCGGTCATCGCCGCGAATCGTGATCGCCACGTGCGCGTGATCATCCTGCGCGGTGCCGGGCGCGCGTTCTGCGCCGGCTTCGATTTCTCCGACGACTTCAGCCACTTCAAAGACCTGCTCGAAACCGACGGTCGCTGGGATCCGGGCAAGGACATGATCGGCGCGACCAGCACGTTCGCCGGACCGGTTCCGAAGTTCATGAGCCTGTGGCGCAGTCCCAAGCCGGTGATCGCGCAGATCCACGGCTGGTGCGTCGGCGGCGGCTCCGACATGGCGCTGTGCGCCGATGTCGTAATCGCCTCGGAGGATGCTCAGATCGGCACGCCCTATTCGCGCGTCTGGGGTTGCTACCTCACCGGCATGTGGCTGTATCGTCTTGGACTCACCAAGGCGAAGTGGCTCGCACTCTCGGGCGAAGCGCTGAGCGGGAAGGAAGCCGCGGAAATCGATCTCATCAACAAGGCGGTGCCGTTCGCGCAGCTCGAGGACGAGGTGCGCCACACTGCCGAACGGCTCGCGCAGATTCCGCTGTCGCAGCTCGCGGCAATGAAGCTGATCGTCAATCAGGCGTACGAAAACATGGGCCTGCACGCCACCCAGACCCTCGGGCCGATTCTCGACGGCTTCATGCGCAACACACCCGAGGCGCTTCGCTTCGTCGAGGTCGCCGGCAAACAAGGCGTCGGCGCGGCCATTGCCAAGCGCGACGGCCCCTTCGGCGACTACAGCCAGGCGCCGAAGACGCGACAACCGAAACGCGAGAACGTAGTCCGGCCGCGCGCTACAAAATCGAAGAAGCGGTGA
- a CDS encoding SDR family oxidoreductase: MMAALEGKVAVVTGASAGIGAVTARALAAEGMKVVLGARRAERLAEVCAAIRTGGGSAEFVATDMRDEAQVERLVTTAVERFGRLDALVNNAAIGTVRAIAEGRTDEWRAIFETNVLGTLVACRAALRHMLPCGHGDILNMTSASAHEAWPYLAVYAASKAAIHTLSDGLRAEVAERGVRVMTIEIHNVGGTDFASNFDRAILPAAITRWKELGLLNPKTPTLQPDAVARAVVFQLSQPDPASVHHLTIRSRAN; the protein is encoded by the coding sequence ATGATGGCGGCACTAGAAGGCAAGGTTGCAGTCGTTACGGGCGCATCGGCTGGGATCGGCGCGGTAACTGCACGCGCATTGGCCGCTGAAGGAATGAAGGTCGTCCTCGGCGCGCGCCGCGCCGAGCGGCTGGCGGAGGTGTGCGCCGCGATTCGCACCGGCGGCGGCAGCGCCGAGTTCGTCGCCACTGACATGCGCGACGAAGCCCAGGTCGAACGGCTCGTCACCACTGCGGTCGAACGCTTCGGCCGACTCGACGCGCTCGTCAACAACGCCGCCATCGGCACCGTGCGCGCGATCGCCGAGGGCCGCACCGACGAGTGGCGCGCGATATTCGAAACCAACGTGCTTGGAACGCTCGTCGCCTGCCGCGCGGCGCTGCGCCACATGCTGCCATGCGGCCACGGCGACATTCTCAACATGACCTCGGCCTCCGCGCACGAAGCGTGGCCCTATCTCGCGGTCTACGCTGCGTCCAAAGCCGCGATCCACACGCTGTCCGACGGCCTCCGCGCCGAAGTCGCCGAGCGCGGCGTGCGGGTGATGACGATCGAGATCCACAATGTCGGCGGCACCGACTTCGCATCGAACTTCGACAGGGCGATCCTGCCCGCCGCCATCACGCGCTGGAAGGAACTCGGGTTGCTCAACCCGAAGACACCGACGCTGCAACCCGACGCGGTCGCACGCGCCGTTGTCTTCCAACTCTCACAACCCGACCCGGCCAGCGTACACCACCTCACGATCCGCTCGCGAGCGAATTAG
- a CDS encoding VOC family protein, whose amino-acid sequence MVKTEGLYHIHLVVRDLDRALDFYRGVFGMQEMFRSGASMVFLNTPGSRDLITLNENAAEAGKAGDGGGIAHFGFRMTDAAQLDSAIRDVESAGGQLLSRGEHAPGVPYAYVRDPDGYVIELG is encoded by the coding sequence ATGGTGAAGACCGAGGGCCTGTACCACATCCACTTGGTCGTGCGTGATCTCGATCGCGCACTGGACTTCTACCGCGGCGTCTTCGGGATGCAGGAGATGTTTCGCTCCGGAGCCTCGATGGTATTCCTCAATACGCCGGGGAGCCGTGACTTGATCACGTTGAACGAAAATGCCGCCGAGGCCGGGAAGGCCGGCGACGGTGGCGGCATTGCCCATTTTGGATTTCGCATGACCGATGCGGCACAACTCGACAGCGCGATTCGTGATGTGGAAAGTGCAGGTGGGCAACTGCTCAGTCGCGGCGAGCACGCGCCGGGTGTCCCCTATGCTTACGTCCGCGATCCCGACGGCTACGTGATCGAGCTTGGATAG
- a CDS encoding response regulator transcription factor, with protein MTTDPITVLVADDHAIVREGIVSLLGAEPDLLVVGEAADGKEAVQTAERLHPQVAVLDVSMPRLNGLTAAYQIRRALPDTAIIVLTVYNDQAYVTQALGAGVRGYVLKQAVAPELAQAIRAVHRGEVYLSAEIANLTPWYCKDARSTGNDQDGPFDDLTVREVEVLQLIAEGLSNKEVAQELQVSVKTIETHRTRLMSKLDIHDTAGLVRYAIRKKIVQP; from the coding sequence GTGACAACCGATCCGATTACAGTCTTGGTGGCGGACGATCATGCGATTGTCCGAGAAGGCATCGTCTCGCTGTTAGGCGCCGAGCCCGACCTGCTGGTGGTGGGGGAGGCTGCCGATGGGAAGGAGGCGGTGCAGACGGCGGAGCGGCTGCATCCACAAGTGGCGGTGCTGGATGTCTCGATGCCGCGGCTCAACGGCTTGACCGCCGCGTATCAGATACGCCGCGCGCTGCCCGACACTGCCATCATCGTGCTGACGGTTTACAACGACCAAGCGTACGTGACGCAAGCCCTCGGCGCCGGCGTGCGCGGCTATGTCCTCAAGCAGGCGGTGGCGCCCGAACTCGCGCAAGCGATCCGTGCGGTGCATCGCGGCGAGGTGTACCTCAGCGCCGAGATTGCGAACCTGACGCCGTGGTATTGCAAAGACGCGCGCTCAACCGGCAACGATCAGGACGGACCTTTTGATGATCTGACCGTGCGCGAAGTCGAGGTGCTGCAACTGATCGCCGAGGGGCTGAGCAACAAGGAGGTCGCGCAAGAACTCCAGGTCAGTGTGAAGACCATCGAAACCCACCGCACCCGGCTCATGAGCAAGCTCGACATCCACGATACGGCAGGGTTGGTGCGCTACGCGATTCGGAAAAAGATCGTGCAACCCTGA